One part of the Mycobacteriales bacterium genome encodes these proteins:
- a CDS encoding glycosyltransferase: MDEVAITSLPPDKFDPILGTERAREFAETLAHSRRVLEGRTVWHINSTSAGGGVAEMLQSILCYLVGAGITTRWLVIDGNDDFFEVTKRLHHLLHGEPGDGGPLGPAEHEIYETALAADAERMAELIQPGDAVVLHDPQTLGLAEALNGRGANLIWTCHIGADAADKHTRAAWDFLLPYVRHTRAQVFSRRQYAWKCLPPAGVSVIPPCLDAFSPKNQHLDKAVVDAIIDAAGIIADTPRAQPEFLRQDGASAKVSNPAEVIEDERIPPGARLVTQISRWDPLKDHIGVMTGFVEHVTADLDAHLVLAGPAPESITDDPEGQQSLDELRAAWQALPASQRRRVHLACLPMDDLEENGAIVNALQRRSNVVVQKSLAEGFGLTVAEAMWKSRPTIGSRVGGIQDQIEEGVSGRLIDDPEDLPALGRAISELLTHPEVGERLGSSGHDRVLDEYLAPRHLTRYLRLIDTVLT; this comes from the coding sequence GTGGACGAAGTCGCGATCACCTCCTTGCCGCCGGATAAGTTCGACCCGATCCTCGGGACGGAGCGGGCCCGTGAGTTCGCCGAGACCCTCGCGCACTCGCGCCGGGTCCTCGAAGGCCGCACGGTGTGGCACATCAACTCGACGAGCGCGGGGGGTGGCGTCGCCGAGATGCTTCAGTCCATCCTCTGCTATCTCGTCGGCGCTGGGATCACCACGCGTTGGCTTGTCATCGACGGTAACGACGACTTCTTCGAGGTAACGAAGCGACTCCACCACCTGCTCCACGGCGAACCGGGGGACGGCGGCCCGCTCGGCCCCGCTGAGCACGAGATCTACGAGACCGCGCTCGCGGCGGACGCCGAACGGATGGCCGAACTCATCCAGCCGGGCGATGCCGTGGTGCTGCACGACCCGCAGACCCTCGGGCTTGCCGAAGCGCTGAACGGCCGCGGTGCGAATCTGATCTGGACCTGCCACATCGGTGCCGACGCGGCCGACAAGCACACTCGCGCGGCCTGGGATTTCCTGCTCCCCTACGTCAGACATACCCGGGCGCAGGTGTTCTCCCGGCGGCAGTACGCCTGGAAGTGTCTGCCCCCTGCCGGGGTGTCCGTCATCCCGCCGTGTCTCGACGCATTCTCGCCGAAGAACCAGCACCTCGACAAAGCCGTCGTCGACGCGATCATCGACGCGGCCGGCATCATCGCCGACACGCCGCGGGCCCAGCCGGAGTTCCTCCGGCAGGACGGTGCGAGCGCCAAAGTGTCCAATCCGGCCGAGGTGATCGAGGACGAGCGCATCCCGCCCGGTGCGCGGCTCGTCACGCAGATCTCACGCTGGGATCCGCTCAAGGACCACATCGGGGTGATGACCGGTTTCGTAGAGCACGTGACCGCCGATCTCGACGCCCATCTGGTCCTCGCCGGACCGGCCCCGGAATCGATAACCGACGACCCAGAGGGGCAACAGAGTCTGGACGAGTTGCGGGCCGCCTGGCAGGCACTGCCCGCATCACAGCGCCGACGTGTACACCTGGCCTGCCTCCCGATGGATGACCTCGAGGAGAATGGGGCGATCGTCAACGCCCTGCAACGACGGTCCAACGTCGTCGTTCAGAAGAGCCTTGCCGAGGGTTTCGGGCTCACCGTCGCGGAGGCGATGTGGAAGTCGCGACCAACTATCGGCAGTCGAGTGGGCGGTATCCAGGATCAGATCGAGGAGGGGGTCTCCGGACGCCTGATCGATGATCCCGAGGACCTCCCGGCACTCGGCCGGGCGATCAGCGAGCTCCTCACCCACCCGGAGGTCGGCGAGCGGCTGGGTAGTAGCGGACACGACCGGGTTCTCGACGAATACCTCGCCCCCCGTCACCTGACCCGCTATCTGCGTCTCATCGACACGGTCCTGACCTAG